AGCATGAAGATGCACATAGTCATCATCGTGGAAGTGCaggatgaaaaacaaaacaaaaccaaaatctgAACTCGTTTTTTAGTTGTATATCTTGTTTACGCTGGCCTAATTCCTGAAAAATGTCGTATAAAACTTTCTTctacaattaaaagaaaaaagtagtcAAAGccaaaaaaacaacatttattatgaaaaaacatgtaaagagCTTTGTATTggcaaatatttaaaacaaaaatagtcaAAGCCAGAAAATATTCAATTTCCTGGTCTCCTTGATGCGTCCTGCCAATGGATAACACGGAAAATAGTCAAAGCCAGAAAAAAAGTTAGAAGCAAAGctattcaatttttctttaccAAAAGTACAACAAATGTGAAACTATTTCCAGGATAGAGTACAAAGCCTACAAACTAAATGGTTTCATGTCTTCATGATGTGTGCTGTAATCTTGGGAAAATGGCATCAATAAAACCATTGTACATAGAGTCCTCCTTCCAGAGACTAGCAATATGAAAATGCGATGAGGTTTGTCGGTGGATTTCTTCAATGAGCCAGATGGTGGCCTCGGCTTTGTGTGGATGAATAATGATGTCCAAGGGCTTGTATTCGTCTTCACTGCCAATTCTCAACTGATCCCATTGTTTCAGCAGAATATTTGTGAGGTAGTGAAGGGGCTGTCCATATAACTGCTTCACGGATCTGCCCAATCCCATCCACGAGGTAAATGGTATCACAGAACCTCGATGATTTGGGATTGGAATCTGCTTCATGTAATCCTGATACATTTCTGCCCGTCTGATGAGTACATCTGCTTACAAGAACCACCGCTAATGTAAGTGCATGCATCGGAATTGCAAGCAACATAAGACTAAAATAGTAGCATACAGGCTAACTACAAACCAAATGAAACATTTATCTGCAGTGAGTTACAAGCTAAGCCTCGGGAAAGAGAATGTGACAAAGGTGTCCCTATTTCCATAGGCTAGAAATGAACATTTTTCAATGTGTGTTCTCCTAGCTATGTTTTGAACAACACAAGGtgacaaaatacaaaaaaataaaaaacgaagaTCTCATTGAAGGTTAAATCCATGTTCTTAAAATTATACAGAAAAATTGACCTCTCACTAACAACTAACATcgaataaaaagaaatgatgTCTTAAAACATCCATAAACCTCATATACAGTTCAACATTCTAGCCATTTATTTACCCCTTAAACATCACGACTACACTGATTTTCCACCATTCACACACATACATTTTAATTCTTCACTTGAAAAGTGATTCTGGTTTGATGTACTCAAACAAACAggtaaaattttaagatttccTACAACCCTAACCTCTTTCTTACTCCACTGTAAGACGAACACCCTTTTCCCTAACTCTCACTTCTTTTCACTCTCGCAAAACCACCTATAAGGAACAAATCCTTCAGCGCGACGGACGCACACTCACGGGACTCAGATACACGCTTCCTATCTCAAACTACACGTGACACACAAGGTAAAGTGAATATAGATTTTCTGATATCCAAAAGAGAAACCGAACAACTGATTCTGttttaagaacaaaagaaaaagaacaaccCTAACTCTAAAAAAGAGTTACAACATGATAGGAATACCTGTGGAatttggtgaagaagaagagagatcAATTTGATTATCCCATGGAAATGACCTCTTCATCGCGAGCGAACCAGGCCAGTGGAATGAAGTTAAGTGGGTATTTGATTGAAAGAGAGAGTGAGATGAGTTTTTCaccttataattttattttatttttttgcgtTCTTTtgtatatgaaattaaaatcatgtttagacactaaaataaataaataaataaataaataaatattaataaaattgaaaggtAATATTTCTTGCAACTCACC
This genomic stretch from Vigna radiata var. radiata cultivar VC1973A chromosome 7, Vradiata_ver6, whole genome shotgun sequence harbors:
- the LOC106767724 gene encoding protein RDM1; this translates as MKRSFPWDNQIDLSSSSPNSTDVLIRRAEMYQDYMKQIPIPNHRGSVIPFTSWMGLGRSVKQLYGQPLHYLTNILLKQWDQLRIGSEDEYKPLDIIIHPHKAEATIWLIEEIHRQTSSHFHIASLWKEDSMYNGFIDAIFPRLQHTS